In a single window of the Pseudohongiella acticola genome:
- a CDS encoding DUF4175 family protein, translated as MSLSRPEPTTIEKLRATLSTVRRRRRLLSMLHQTSLMLIGMAVLLLTLSVVSLWLPSSSLLQILLFTCFGAIATALLWRYVAALRRLRADDRQLASFVESRMPDLEQRLLTSLEFSGDERAAADAGVSAQFVRQLWSDADVYLAAQQQQLAQVSDVRLPLLSVATAGAVALVTLIAFISSDALLRAGSQLLWPFKAGQQQTPLVVDSNTHTPAEMNIVVEPGDIRLQRGRDATITVRIENASPADVSLRLQTDQLNWYDVSMRRDGSGSDGAAFSYYMPSVDDDTRYYVSVEHEGEQRSRQYSISLYDLPRAEQIDVAYAFPEYTGIENYDEEDAGDMVVPEGTQVTLDLSFNKAVQQAQIVFDDDVAQPVSVDGARGTATFTVAADTTYRIIATDFDNLATEDPDVFFIRAIEDQAPELALHSPGRDQDVMPLEEVVLEIEASDDYGLSQFMLHYSVVGRDEVAVDFLPEEQTRTVAGNQMIYMEDLSVQPGDFISYYMTLADNNDLSGAQSVVSDIYFLQVVPTDQEFRRASGGGQQGGGGGGGGGDSSALVTLQKDIISATWRLRQQQMELEPQQFADDVSVIAESQRDAVERAGMSIDRLAERIDFADDTYANAVNYLQNAITQMELAAAELDGAALTSAMAPEQQALQLVLRAEAEINRTDVNFQRTAGGGGGGGAQQEREDLQELFDMEMGQNENRYETPRQASAGQNNSEEASRLEELARRQESLTRAQRDLSRRMDALDEEQRRRELERLRREQEQLSNELAQLDQQMSRGQPQGQQQGQSGSPQQSQMQRALEQMQQAAQADTPAQAAARSQRALETLREQQRQMQQQPANSANQLAQNLSQRGQQLAQQQRQLQQELAQLSREQGVGQSREAASSNEDVESLLNQQQRNRQELEELERMLRAVIARAGNDEQQLLSQAQRASRAVRPLREQMDTSNRVLRNGMVNLAVDIEREISDSLGEFSQNLQALDPGSQSDSESGTDALMQAAADASALREQLESLQQEIDARAAGASGEESIAQLRERLSRSQALANQLTQQLDNAQQGEQSPQQRGQQVAGQPQGQQSGQPGQQGPQPGQQGQQGQQGQQGQQPGQRTGAGGQLTADGRGRGGIPEPGEAALWGNARSISSDITQQSLEAFMNQPELLRGLLQPLLELESDLRARAELAQITRRLYAVSEEDIPDQYRRLVEAYYRALSENRSAVEAVE; from the coding sequence ATGTCGTTGTCCAGACCGGAACCAACCACAATCGAAAAGTTACGCGCGACCCTGTCCACGGTCCGCAGGCGGCGGCGCCTGCTCAGCATGTTGCACCAGACCAGCCTCATGCTGATCGGAATGGCGGTGTTGTTGCTGACACTGAGTGTGGTCAGCCTGTGGCTGCCTTCTTCATCCCTTCTGCAAATTCTGTTGTTTACCTGTTTCGGAGCCATCGCTACGGCTCTGCTCTGGCGATACGTGGCGGCCCTGCGGCGACTGCGTGCAGACGACAGGCAACTTGCGAGTTTCGTTGAATCCCGGATGCCGGATCTGGAGCAGCGCCTATTGACGTCGCTGGAATTCTCCGGCGACGAAAGGGCAGCGGCCGATGCCGGGGTGTCAGCTCAGTTTGTCAGGCAACTGTGGAGTGATGCCGACGTTTATCTGGCGGCTCAACAGCAACAACTGGCTCAAGTGTCCGATGTGCGCCTGCCGTTACTCTCGGTTGCCACCGCTGGCGCTGTTGCGCTGGTTACTCTGATTGCCTTTATCAGCTCCGATGCGCTGCTGCGTGCAGGAAGTCAGTTGCTGTGGCCGTTCAAAGCAGGGCAGCAGCAGACCCCGCTGGTCGTTGATAGCAACACACACACACCCGCAGAAATGAATATTGTCGTTGAACCGGGTGATATCCGGTTGCAGCGTGGTCGCGACGCAACAATCACTGTGCGTATCGAGAATGCCTCGCCGGCCGACGTCAGTCTGCGACTGCAGACCGACCAGTTGAACTGGTACGACGTATCCATGCGCCGTGACGGGTCCGGCAGTGATGGCGCAGCCTTCAGTTACTACATGCCATCTGTTGACGACGATACCCGGTATTACGTCAGTGTTGAACATGAGGGAGAGCAGCGGAGCAGGCAGTACAGTATCAGTCTTTATGACCTGCCGCGTGCAGAGCAGATTGATGTCGCCTATGCCTTTCCTGAGTACACCGGCATTGAGAACTATGACGAGGAAGACGCGGGTGACATGGTGGTACCGGAAGGCACGCAGGTCACTCTGGACCTGTCTTTTAATAAAGCTGTGCAACAGGCGCAGATTGTTTTTGATGATGACGTGGCGCAGCCCGTCAGTGTTGACGGTGCCCGTGGCACGGCGACGTTCACGGTAGCTGCGGATACTACCTACCGGATAATTGCGACAGATTTCGATAACCTGGCTACCGAAGATCCGGATGTGTTTTTTATTCGCGCCATTGAAGACCAGGCACCTGAACTCGCCCTGCACAGTCCGGGCCGTGATCAGGATGTGATGCCGCTGGAAGAAGTGGTACTGGAAATCGAGGCCAGTGACGATTATGGCCTGAGCCAGTTCATGCTGCACTACAGTGTGGTAGGCCGTGACGAAGTTGCTGTGGACTTTCTGCCGGAAGAGCAGACGCGCACTGTTGCCGGCAACCAGATGATTTACATGGAAGACCTGAGTGTGCAGCCTGGTGACTTTATCAGTTACTACATGACGCTGGCTGATAATAATGACCTGAGTGGCGCCCAGTCTGTGGTGTCGGATATCTACTTTCTGCAGGTGGTGCCCACGGATCAGGAATTTCGTCGCGCCAGCGGTGGCGGCCAGCAGGGCGGCGGAGGTGGCGGTGGCGGTGGCGACAGCAGTGCGCTGGTGACGCTGCAGAAAGACATTATCTCTGCGACCTGGCGCCTTCGACAACAGCAGATGGAGCTGGAGCCGCAACAGTTCGCCGATGATGTGTCGGTGATTGCCGAGTCTCAGCGCGACGCCGTAGAGCGGGCAGGCATGTCAATTGACCGCCTTGCCGAGCGTATCGACTTTGCCGATGACACCTATGCCAACGCCGTAAACTATCTGCAGAACGCCATAACACAGATGGAACTGGCGGCCGCGGAGTTGGACGGAGCTGCGCTGACCAGTGCCATGGCCCCCGAGCAGCAGGCCTTGCAACTGGTGTTGCGAGCCGAAGCGGAAATCAATCGTACCGATGTCAATTTTCAGCGCACTGCCGGCGGCGGTGGCGGCGGGGGGGCTCAGCAGGAGCGTGAGGACCTGCAGGAGCTGTTTGATATGGAGATGGGGCAGAACGAGAATCGCTACGAAACGCCGCGGCAGGCCAGTGCAGGCCAGAATAACAGCGAAGAAGCCAGTCGTCTGGAAGAACTTGCCCGCCGTCAGGAAAGTCTGACCCGTGCCCAGCGTGATTTGTCGCGACGCATGGACGCGCTGGACGAAGAACAGCGGCGTCGGGAACTGGAAAGATTGCGTCGAGAGCAGGAGCAGTTGAGCAACGAACTCGCACAACTGGATCAGCAGATGTCGCGAGGCCAGCCACAGGGGCAACAACAGGGACAATCAGGTTCGCCACAGCAGAGTCAGATGCAGCGTGCACTCGAACAGATGCAACAGGCGGCGCAGGCGGATACGCCCGCTCAGGCGGCCGCGCGCAGTCAGCGCGCCCTGGAAACCCTGCGCGAGCAACAGCGGCAGATGCAACAGCAACCGGCAAACTCAGCCAATCAACTGGCACAGAACCTTTCGCAACGTGGGCAACAGTTGGCGCAGCAGCAACGCCAGTTGCAGCAAGAGTTGGCACAGCTCAGCCGTGAACAGGGTGTTGGCCAGTCGCGGGAGGCAGCCAGCAGTAATGAAGATGTTGAGTCCCTGCTGAATCAACAGCAGCGTAACCGCCAGGAACTGGAAGAGCTCGAACGTATGCTGCGCGCTGTCATCGCGAGGGCAGGCAACGATGAGCAACAATTGTTGTCGCAGGCGCAGCGGGCCAGTCGTGCGGTACGCCCTCTGCGTGAACAGATGGACACCAGTAACCGGGTGTTACGTAACGGCATGGTCAATCTGGCCGTCGATATTGAACGGGAAATTTCCGATTCACTGGGTGAGTTCAGCCAGAACCTGCAGGCCCTGGATCCAGGCAGTCAATCAGACAGTGAGTCGGGGACCGATGCTCTGATGCAGGCGGCGGCTGATGCCAGCGCGTTGCGCGAGCAACTGGAATCACTGCAGCAGGAGATCGACGCGCGAGCGGCAGGTGCGTCAGGTGAAGAGTCTATTGCACAACTGCGCGAACGCTTGTCGCGCTCACAAGCGCTGGCCAATCAGCTCACGCAACAGCTGGACAATGCTCAACAGGGCGAGCAAAGCCCGCAGCAACGTGGTCAACAGGTGGCCGGTCAGCCACAGGGGCAGCAGTCAGGGCAACCGGGGCAACAGGGCCCACAACCGGGCCAGCAAGGACAGCAAGGCCAGCAAGGACAGCAAGGACAGCAACCAGGCCAACGCACGGGTGCCGGTGGCCAGTTGACCGCAGACGGCCGTGGGCGCGGAGGCATCCCGGAGCCTGGCGAAGCGGCATTGTGGGGCAACGCCCGTTCCATCAGTTCCGATATCACCCAGCAATCGCTGGAAGCATTCATGAACCAGCCTGAATTACTGCGTGGGTTACTGCAACCGCTTCTGGAACTTGAAAGTGACCTGCGCGCGCGCGCCGAGCTGGCGCAGATTACCCGCCGACTTTACGCTGTATCGGAGGAAGACATTCCGGATCAGTATCGACGTCTGGTTGAGGCTTATTATCGGGCATTGTCAGAGAACAGGAGCGCAGTTGAAGCAGTTGAATAA
- a CDS encoding DUF4159 domain-containing protein, translated as MLRSVLTGLLLSVAPLALAQDNAPAQPQPSSRPGVALPPDFDFSRFRRENQELPDLPPVSGSQTGDVSGTSEFTWLRGRYENYPGGRGRRGGWWDTDFPDAEQNLMRGVQRYTFIDAQTYNTRWIDLTDPELFEHIFLYMTMKRIPIGGMSSGPDFAPDEVDALREFALRGGFVMLDDFWGEAHYQDFLIEMAKIFPDRELVKLDLEHEIFSIFYDIEQVAQVPGRAVTWDYGSVTLDDPRYPPSVHAILDDDGRAMVVANFNSDMGDGWEHTFHEYYPTSMSNEAYRLGINYLIYAYTH; from the coding sequence ATGCTGCGATCCGTCCTGACCGGGTTGCTGCTGAGCGTGGCACCGCTGGCGTTGGCGCAGGACAATGCGCCTGCCCAACCACAACCGTCGTCTCGTCCCGGTGTTGCTTTGCCGCCCGATTTCGACTTCAGCCGCTTCCGACGGGAGAATCAGGAGTTGCCTGATTTACCCCCGGTATCGGGCTCACAGACGGGCGACGTGTCGGGTACGTCTGAATTTACCTGGCTGCGTGGGCGTTATGAGAATTACCCGGGAGGACGTGGCCGTCGTGGCGGCTGGTGGGATACTGATTTTCCGGATGCCGAGCAGAACCTGATGCGTGGAGTACAGCGTTATACGTTCATTGACGCGCAGACCTACAATACCCGTTGGATAGATCTGACTGACCCGGAGCTGTTTGAGCATATATTTCTGTATATGACGATGAAACGCATTCCAATCGGAGGTATGAGCAGCGGGCCAGACTTTGCACCGGATGAAGTTGACGCTTTGCGTGAATTTGCCTTGCGCGGTGGATTTGTCATGCTCGACGATTTCTGGGGCGAGGCGCATTACCAGGACTTTCTGATTGAGATGGCGAAGATTTTCCCTGATCGCGAATTGGTCAAGCTCGATCTTGAACACGAAATATTCAGCATTTTTTATGATATTGAGCAGGTGGCACAGGTGCCCGGGCGGGCAGTGACCTGGGACTACGGCAGCGTCACGCTCGACGATCCGCGCTACCCGCCATCAGTACACGCGATACTGGATGATGATGGCAGGGCCATGGTGGTTGCCAACTTCAACTCGGACATGGGGGATGGCTGGGAACATACCTTTCACGAATATTACCCGACCAGTATGAGCAATGAAGCATACCGGCTGGGTATCAATTATCTGATTTATGCCTATACGCACTGA
- a CDS encoding peptidase MA family metallohydrolase — MHCLKLTYKTFRTMTRALVLLASLSAALTSTHVLAQEPSVAANQSGQELLDRGHELLLRGSYLAALEVFSQINDGFYQAQAVLGVSQAHMETGQYALAEAALDSEVSEPADNPELATRLAELYVMTGRSQQAEALLASVVAGQLNPPVRTMVQYGLVLRLRGDRDAADEQFNAALARYDNGLVFDSADVAMVAVAARQLDEFHDANALFSEAVRLDSNNMEALVLWGDLFQEKFNDQDAQRNYNEALEINRRYAPALVGLARIESPERNLSRALDANSRSVAAMQTFAELMLRNGREEEGLRFLDQALEINSEHVPALATLAARAVMRDETEEFERLRQRVNAFSPENANFYAAIGDFLGNNYRFTEAVEYARRAIDRDPRNWFAHTVLGGNLVRLGEEDEGKRHLEQAFENDPFNVLTSNMLQVFDVLEEYATLESEHFRVNMSQRDAQVLWPYMEPLLENSWDRLVAKYGFEPEVPVVIQVFEQTEDFAVRSVGLPDIGPLVGICFGRVVTLISPDTLSANWQEIVWHELVHVFTLQMTDNRMPRWLSEGISTWEESQGRPEWGRRQGLDLIRAVQQDRLLPVGSLNDGFTGANSDADLSFAYFQSYLVVEYIAEQFGFDSLLALIHEYAGVAEESEMFFNVFGLDMATFDDGFRSWIDQRVADINVYVHAEDSPDEGEGHGHGVRENSSAILAELYNNESLKQYMRGRVQREPRDFQAHLQLGIVLFREDAYQEAISHLRTAHELLPDYTGYPSPALVLAQVYEAMGDRDAQREQLAIMLEHQQHDFSAPMTLAEHALSNDDLEQAAYFIERALAVNPYRPEVHRINAELATRLGDTGLTVQEYEVLLTLDQNDPVAARTNLAQAYLDNRQSDDARMTVLRALETAPTYERAQQILLQAVAEGEN, encoded by the coding sequence ATGCATTGCCTTAAACTGACTTACAAAACCTTCCGGACGATGACAAGGGCTCTGGTGTTACTGGCATCGTTGTCAGCGGCACTGACATCGACCCACGTATTGGCTCAGGAACCGTCCGTGGCAGCGAACCAGTCCGGCCAGGAATTACTGGATCGTGGCCATGAGTTATTGCTGCGCGGGTCCTATCTGGCGGCTCTGGAAGTGTTCAGCCAGATCAATGATGGATTCTATCAGGCGCAGGCCGTGCTGGGTGTGAGTCAGGCGCACATGGAAACCGGGCAATACGCGCTGGCAGAAGCTGCACTGGATAGCGAGGTTTCCGAGCCTGCGGACAACCCTGAGCTGGCAACCCGGTTGGCTGAACTGTACGTTATGACGGGGCGCTCGCAGCAGGCGGAGGCATTGCTGGCCAGCGTCGTGGCGGGGCAGCTCAATCCGCCTGTGCGGACAATGGTGCAATATGGCCTGGTACTGCGACTGCGCGGCGATCGTGATGCCGCCGATGAGCAGTTCAATGCCGCGCTGGCGCGTTATGATAACGGGCTGGTGTTCGATTCCGCAGACGTTGCCATGGTGGCTGTTGCTGCACGTCAGCTGGATGAATTTCATGACGCCAACGCCTTGTTCAGCGAAGCCGTCCGGCTGGACAGCAACAATATGGAAGCGTTGGTGCTGTGGGGTGATCTGTTTCAGGAAAAATTTAATGATCAGGATGCGCAGCGTAACTATAACGAAGCACTGGAAATCAATCGGCGTTATGCACCGGCGCTGGTCGGGCTGGCCAGAATCGAGAGCCCCGAGCGTAATCTGAGTCGGGCTCTGGACGCCAATTCCAGAAGCGTAGCGGCCATGCAGACCTTTGCCGAGCTGATGCTGCGCAATGGACGTGAGGAAGAAGGCCTCCGCTTTCTGGATCAGGCGCTGGAAATCAATAGCGAACATGTGCCCGCACTGGCAACCCTGGCCGCGCGAGCCGTGATGCGGGACGAGACTGAAGAGTTTGAACGACTACGGCAGCGGGTGAACGCGTTCAGCCCGGAGAACGCGAATTTTTATGCCGCCATCGGTGATTTTCTGGGTAACAATTACCGTTTTACCGAGGCAGTGGAATACGCACGCCGCGCCATCGATCGGGATCCTCGTAACTGGTTCGCACATACAGTGCTGGGTGGCAACCTGGTGCGCCTGGGTGAGGAAGATGAAGGCAAACGTCACCTGGAGCAGGCGTTTGAAAACGATCCATTTAATGTTCTGACCTCAAATATGCTGCAGGTGTTTGATGTGCTGGAAGAATACGCCACGCTGGAAAGTGAGCACTTTCGTGTCAATATGAGTCAGCGTGATGCACAGGTCCTGTGGCCCTATATGGAGCCATTGCTGGAGAACAGCTGGGACCGGCTGGTGGCCAAGTACGGATTCGAACCCGAAGTGCCTGTCGTGATTCAGGTGTTCGAACAAACCGAAGACTTTGCTGTTCGCTCTGTAGGGTTACCCGATATCGGGCCATTGGTCGGTATCTGCTTCGGCAGGGTAGTGACCCTGATTTCACCGGACACGCTCAGCGCCAACTGGCAGGAAATCGTCTGGCATGAACTGGTGCATGTATTTACCCTGCAAATGACTGACAACCGCATGCCGCGCTGGTTATCAGAGGGAATTTCAACATGGGAAGAAAGTCAGGGTCGTCCCGAATGGGGGCGTCGTCAGGGACTGGATCTTATCCGGGCGGTGCAGCAGGATCGCCTGCTGCCGGTCGGCAGTCTCAATGACGGTTTCACCGGCGCGAACAGCGACGCCGACCTGAGTTTTGCCTACTTCCAGTCCTATCTTGTGGTTGAGTACATTGCCGAACAGTTTGGTTTTGACAGTCTGCTGGCATTGATTCATGAGTACGCCGGGGTCGCGGAAGAAAGCGAGATGTTTTTTAATGTATTCGGGCTGGACATGGCCACATTCGATGACGGGTTTCGCAGCTGGATAGATCAAAGGGTTGCGGATATCAATGTCTATGTACATGCCGAAGACAGCCCTGATGAAGGCGAAGGGCATGGTCATGGTGTGCGCGAAAACAGCAGTGCCATACTGGCCGAGTTATACAACAATGAATCGCTGAAGCAATATATGCGTGGCCGGGTGCAGCGTGAACCCCGGGATTTTCAGGCACATCTGCAACTGGGCATCGTTCTGTTTCGCGAAGACGCCTATCAGGAAGCGATTTCACATTTGCGCACAGCGCACGAGCTGTTGCCAGATTACACCGGATATCCGAGCCCGGCGCTGGTGCTGGCGCAGGTCTATGAGGCCATGGGTGACCGGGATGCGCAACGAGAGCAGCTGGCAATCATGCTGGAGCATCAGCAACATGATTTCAGTGCACCGATGACGTTGGCCGAGCATGCACTGAGCAATGATGACCTGGAACAGGCTGCTTATTTTATTGAGCGTGCACTGGCTGTTAATCCTTATCGACCGGAGGTCCATCGGATAAACGCAGAACTGGCCACGCGCCTGGGTGACACAGGGCTCACCGTGCAGGAGTATGAGGTATTGCTGACGCTGGATCAGAATGACCCGGTGGCAGCACGAACCAACCTTGCGCAGGCTTATCTGGACAACCGGCAATCTGATGATGCCCGTATGACCGTTCTCAGAGCACTGGAAACGGCACCCACCTATGAGCGGGCGCAACAGATACTGTTGCAGGCCGTCGCGGAGGGAGAAAACTAA
- a CDS encoding NUDIX hydrolase: MIPSPASTVVLVREAENDIETLLLLRNSKLTFEGGAWVFPGGKVDPDDYPEQGAANEAAASDSVQQAYHAAVNAAIRETREEAGLDINSSELIHIAHWTTPLGLPRRYATWFFLCPLQTSVEIVVDDDEILDYQWLTPRMALALHEAGTIRLPKPTSHTLQSIAHYNSVTRLCADMRQMDVHVFPENSDYYQPVSGPVTGRRSDC; this comes from the coding sequence ATGATCCCGAGTCCTGCCAGCACCGTCGTATTGGTGCGAGAAGCAGAGAACGATATTGAAACGCTGCTGTTGTTGCGGAACAGTAAATTGACGTTCGAAGGCGGTGCCTGGGTGTTTCCTGGCGGCAAGGTAGACCCTGACGACTACCCGGAACAGGGCGCCGCCAACGAAGCTGCAGCGTCCGATTCTGTGCAACAGGCGTATCATGCCGCCGTCAACGCCGCCATACGCGAAACCCGGGAAGAGGCCGGGTTAGACATCAATTCGTCCGAGTTGATCCATATTGCACACTGGACCACGCCATTGGGTTTACCCCGACGCTATGCCACCTGGTTCTTTCTGTGTCCGTTGCAGACGTCGGTTGAGATTGTGGTGGATGATGACGAAATACTGGACTATCAGTGGTTGACCCCACGCATGGCACTGGCGCTGCATGAGGCCGGCACGATTCGCCTGCCAAAACCGACGTCACACACGCTGCAGAGCATTGCTCATTATAATTCGGTCACCCGTTTGTGTGCCGACATGCGGCAAATGGATGTTCATGTTTTCCCTGAGAATTCCGATTACTATCAACCGGTTAGCGGCCCCGTGACGGGGCGCAGAAGCGACTGTTGA